Genomic segment of Avibacterium volantium:
TTTCCGCCGTTTCTTGCTGTAAGGAATTAATTAATTCGGTAAAGCGCAACAAGGCAGTGGCAGCACGTCCTGCCAGCATATTTTCCTGAATGGCAACTTGAATGGCTTGCCATAGGGTGATTTGTCGCTCACGCGTTAATTGGCGCAGAACATCTAAGGTGCGATCGCCAATACCTCGTGTTGGCGTGTTGATAACACGTTCAAAGGCGGCATCATCAAAGCGATTGGCGATTAAACGCAAATAGGCTAAGGCATCTTTAATTTCTTGCCGTTCAAAGAAGCGTAATCCACCATAAATGCTATAAGGGATTTGCGCACGAATCAAGGCTTCTTCTATCACGCGCGATTGGCTATTACTACGATATAAAATGGCACAATCATCTAGCTTTCCACCATCATCGAGCCAGATTTTAATTTGGTTTGCCACAAACTGCGCTTCGTCAATTTCATTGAATGCGGCATAAATTCCCACAGGATCGCCCTGTTCACCCTCTGTCCATAAATCTTTACCAAGACGGTTGCTGTTATTGGCGATCAAATGGTTTGCGCTATTGAGAATATTGGCCGTAGAGCGATAATTTTGCTCAAGGCGAATGGTTTGTGCATTGTGAAAATCTTCTAAAAAACGATGAATGTTTTCTACTTGCGCGCCACGCCAGCCATAAATAGACTGATCGTCATCACCCACGATCATTATTTTGCCCGTTTCCCCTACCAATAATTTGATCCACGCATATTGAATTTTGTTGGTATCCTGAAACTCATCAACTAAAATTTGCGAAAAGCGTTGTTGATAACGTTGCAAAATCAACGGTTTTTTCAGCCATAATTCATAGGCACGAAGCAATAATTCAGAAAAATCTAACAAACCTGCGCGATCGCAAGCATCTTGATAAATTTGATAAATTTTAATCCAAGTACGTTCTTGAATATCACCGTCATCATCAAGTTGATGCGGTCGCAAACCTTCTTCTTTTTTGTTGTTGATATACCAGCACGCTTGTTTCGGAGGATAAGCGTTTTCATCAATATTGTGCAATTTAATCAAGCGTTTAACTAAGCGTAGTTGATCATCACTGTCTAAAATTTGAAAATCCTGCGGCAGCCCTGCATCGGCATAATGGGCGCGCAATAAGCGGTGAGCAATGCTGTGAAATGTGCCGATCCACATTCCCATTACACGTTGTGATGAATATTTCGCCAAAGTTTCTTCAATTCGATGGCGCATTTCTGCTGCGGCTTTATTGGTAAAGGTTACCGCCATTATGCTTCCTTCAGAGATTTGCTCAACAGCAATCAGCCAAGCAATGCGAAAAGTCAGCACCCGCGTTTTACCGCTACCCGCGCCCGCTAGTACTAAATAATTGCCTAAGGGCGCAGCCACCGCTTCACGTTGTTTATCGTTTAAACCATCAAGTAATTCAGAAATATCCATTACATCACCACTGTTTTTTTATACAGGTTAAATTATAGGGGGATTTTGTCAAAAGGCAAGAAGTGCGGTGAAATTTTTATGAATTTTTCACCGCACTTTAATTAAGGCAATAAATAGAGATAAACGGTGATCTCTTCCCTATCGTGATACAAATGTTTTGCTTTGAGTTTGTATTTAAGTCCTTGTTTATCCAAGGCTTGCTCAATCATTGCTAAACATTCTTTGACTTCCGCATAACGCTTTTTCATTGGCAATTTTAAGTTGAAAATACTGGCGTGACACCAGCCATTGATCAACCATTTTGCGATGAGTTGTGCGATGCGACTAGGCTGTTCCACCATATCACACACTAGCCAATCAATGCGGCGGCGTTTCGGGGGCTGAAATTTAAAACCGTCTTCTGCGCAATGTTCGATCCGCCCTGTTTCGTGCAAACTGGCTGCCATTTTGCCGTGATCCACTGCATAAACAAATAAACCACGCTTAACCAGTTGATATGTCCAACCCCCAGGGCAAGCACCAAGATCGACCGCATATTGGTTTTCGTTCAGATATTGGCTTTCTTTTTGTTTCGGAATAAAAGTTAAGATGGCTTCTTCTAATTTCAGGGTAGAACGGCTTGGCGCATCTGCGGGGAATTTAAGCCGTTGAATGCCCATAAAATAAGGGGAATGATTGTGGTTGTAGGAATAGCCCACATAGCACGCGGTGGATTGCAAGAAAAAAACGTGTAAAGTTACCGCACTTTTGTGGCTATCTTTACCTTGTAAAAAGCCGTCTTTTTTCAATGCGTTACGCAACGGCACAGTAAATTTGCGGCAAAATCCCGAAAGCTCTTTGGCTTCGTTAGTATCGGCAGTTTCCACAAATAATTCGGTGCTATTTTTGAGCTTTTTCGCCAATTCACTTTGGCGATATTGCGATAAAATAGGGCTGATACGATCTTCGGGGGAAAGATCTTGCAGTAAATCTGACACCACGATCATTTGGCGAGCAAAAATCAGTTGATCGAAAGGCAATTCTTGCGCAAGGCGATCCGCTTCGCCTGCTTGATAACATTCAAAAATTACATAGCCTGAATTCGGCTCAACACGCGCAAAACCAAACACACCGCGCTCACTGGCTTTATCGGTGATTTCTGCGGCTAATTCTTTTTCAAAACCAATACGGCAATATAAGGCAAGTTTATTCATTATTATTTCTTATTTCTTTAATTATCCATTGGCGGAATGCCAAAATTTGTTCATCATTGGCTTTATCTAATTGATTTACCACATAAAAAGATTTTGGATCTTTTAGCTGGGTTGGGAGTACCACTTGTAAATTCCCTTTATCAATTTCCTGTTGAGCCAGCAGTCGATTAGCAAGCACAATACCTTGTCCGTGTACAGCCGCTTGTAATGCCATAAAAGTATGACTAAAAATCGGCCCGTGCTGAATATCTAGCCCTTTGAGGTGCAGATAATTCGCCATATTCTGCCAGTTATCACGGGTATGAATATGAATCAGCGTATGTTTTTTAAGATCTTCTGCGGAATGTACAGGTTGTTTAGCCAAGAGTTTTGGTGAAGCAAGCAAAAGCAAATTTTCTTCTGCTAATTTTTCCACTTGCAGATTTTCCCACGCACCACGTCCATAGTAAATGGCAATATCAATTTCGCGATTTAGCAAACCTTCATCTTGATCTACTCCTGTTAAACGCACTTCAATATCAGGATAAAGCTCATTAAATCTGCTTAAACGCGGCACAAGCCATTGAATACCAAAGGTTTGTGGTACGCTGATGGCAATATGTTTTTCATTTTTCTGCAGCATTAATTTTTGCGTAACTTCGGACAAACGGCGCAAGATCTCGGTAACTTCTTTAAAATAAATCTGCCCTAACTCAGTTAACACTAACGCACGGTGCTGACGCTTAAATAATTCAATGCCTAAAAAATCTTCTAATAATTTAATTTGATGACTCACTGCGGCTTGGGTAACAAAGAGTTCATCAGCAGCTTTTGTGAAACTTAAATGACGTGCCGCACATTCAAAAGCTTTCAGTGAATTCAAGGGAGGCAAACGTTTATACATAAAATCTTCTCAAATGAAAAATTATCAGTTATACTAACTCACTGATTTATCTATTAGTTTTTTTAATGCAAGGGATAAAAAAATATCCTTTGTTCTCGCCCACGCATCTCACTACAATACGCACATACTTAATGATTGGTAATTCCTTATTGGTTAAGAGTTTCGACTTAAGTATGATGTTGTGTTTGCATAGTTCGGGCAACCGAACGGAGTAACTGGTTAGTTACTCATTTCACTTCCTGTATATTTATTAAACCATTTTGGTTAAGCACCGCTCAATTGGGCGGTGTTTTTTTTATTTCTATGGCCTATTGATCATTTATTTGCGTAAGATCTTAGCATAATTTACGATTTGCCCGAAATAGATTTACTCAATTCCGCTATTCCAACATTTCTCAAAAAAAATTCACACAAAAATTACCGCACTTTTCTCATTGCAAGTTTTTAAGAATGGTGTAAATTAATCCTATTCAGTTGTAACAATATCATAATTAAGGAAACAAAATGGCAATCAAAGATCTTGACTGGCAAAATCTTGGTTTTGGTTATATCAAAACCGATTATCGCTACATCGCATATTGGAAAGATGGAAAATGGTCAAAAGGTGAACTCACCCAAGACAACGTTTTACATATTAGCGAAGGCTCTACCGCATTGCATTATGGTCAGCAATGCTTCGAAGGCTTAAAGGCCTATCGTTGTAAAGACGGTTCAATTAATTTATTCCGTCCAGATCAAAATGCCGAGCGCTTACAAAAAAGCTGTCAACGTTTATTAATGCCTGAAGTGCCAACAGAAATGTTTATTGATGCTTGTAAACAAGTGGTGAAAGCAAACCAAGAATGGCTTGCTCCTTATGGCACTGGTGCAACACTTTACCTACGTCCATTTATGATTGGTGTGGGTGATAACGTGGGCGTAACCCCTGCAACAGAATATATTTTCTCAATTTTCTGTTGTCCTGTTGGCGCCTACTTTAAAGGTGGGTTAAAACCAACTAACTTTATTGTGTCGGAATATGACCGCGCTGCGCCGCACGGTACTGGTGCGGCTAAAGTCGGTGGAAACTACGCAGCTAGCCTTTATCCAGGAAAACTAGCTAAACAGCGTAATTTCAGTGATTGTATTTACCTTGATCCAGCCACTCACACCAAAATTGAAGAAGTGGGTGCGGCAAACTTTTTTGGTATCACAAAAGATAACAAATTTGTTACCCCACTTTCACCATCAATTCTGCCAAGTATTACAAAATATTCCCTACTTTATTTGGCCAAAGAACGCCTTGGTTTAGAAGCCATTGAGGGAGATATTTATATTAATGAGCTGGATCAATTCAAAGAAGCGGGCGCGTGCGGAACAGCTGCCGTAATTACCCCAATCGGTGGTATTCAGTATGGCGATAATTTCCACGTTTTCTATTCTGAAACGGAAGTAGGCGAAATAACCCAAAAACTTTATAACGAGCTTACAGGCATTCAATTCGGTGATATTGAAGCACCTGAAGGTTGGATTGTAAAAGTGGAATAATTTCCCAAATTCAATCAAGACATAATAAAAAAGGGGCATTTGCCCCTTTCGTTTTTATACCAAATTCAACGCCACCATTCGACTTGGTCGGATAACGTTGTTTTTATCCACTTCTGCCACACCAAGAAATTGATTTTCGGCAGAAAACAACCGCACTTGGCCATAGATGCCTTGTGGATTATCAAATTTCACGCGCTGTCCAAAGCCAACGGCTCGGCTTTGTTCGGCATTTAACGCCAACGCAGGCAAGGATTTCACCGCACTGTCCATTGGCAGCAAATGCTGATCTAACAGGCTTAAATCTTGCTGTTCGCTTAAGGCTTTAAGCGCTTCTAAACTCATCATTGCGTGTTGTGGATAATCAGCCACCGCAAGACGGCGCAACATCGTAACGTGCGCGCCGCAGCCTAGCACTTCGCCTAAATCATCAATTAACGTGCGAATATAAGTGCCTTTTGAGCAATGCACTTCCAAGGTTAAATAAGGCGCTTGGTAATCAATAAATTTCAGCTCAAAAACGGTAATTGGACGTGCTTCGCGCTCTACAGTGATCCCAGCGCGAGCATATTCATAAAGCGGTTTTCCCTGATGTTTTAGGGCTGAAAACATTGTTGGCACTTGCATAATTTCACCACGAAATTGCTCAAGTGCGGTTAAAATTTGCGAAATTTCTGACCGCACTTCACGCACTTGCACCACTTGTCCATCCGCATCAGAAGTATCGGTGCGTTCGCCCAATTTTGCGGTAACCAAGTAACGCTTATCGGAATCCAATAAATATTGCGAAAACTTGGTCGCTTCGCCTAAACAGATGGGCAACATTCCTGTGGCAAGGGGATCTAACGCACCAGTATGCCCTGCTTTATTCGCCTGAAAAAGCCGTTTTACTTGTTGCATAATTTGGTTAGAACTCGCCCCTTGCGGTTTGTCTAACAAAAAAATGCCGTGAATATGACGGCCTTTATTTTTTGCCTTACTCATTGTTTTCTTTGCTGTTTTCTTTATTGTTTTCGTGGCTTTCTGCATCACCTTGGTAGCGTTTTTCATCATCACGAATCGCTTCGCTCACCAAGTTAGACATTCTCATTCCTTCCACTAAGGATTTGTCATACACAAAGCGTAACTCTGGCACGATGCGCAAGCGCATTGCTTTAGCCAGTAAAGAACGAATATAAGGCGAGGCTTTTTCCAGCCCTTTCATTCCGCTTTCGATAACGCTGTCATCTTGATCAAATAAGAAAGTTACGAAAACTTTCGCATAAGCGAGATCGCGGGAAACTTCCACATCAGATACGGTTACCATTCCAATGCGAGGATCTTTCACTTCACGTTGTAAAATCACCGCGATTTCTTTTTGTAATTCTTGTGCGACGCGGTCGGAGCGTTTAAATTCTCTTGCCATTTTATTTTCCTATAAATAAAAACAGGATAATGATGTGATCGCGCGGCATTTAGCCTACGGCGAAAATCCTATCCTATTTACATTTGTGTGATTAATTTTTTATTAATAAGGAAAAGTGCGGTCAAAAACACCGCACTTTTTGCCATTAAATTGAGCGTTTAATTTCAACCACTTCAAAGACTTCAATTTGGTCGCCGACTTTGACATCGTTGTAGTTTTTCACCCCGATACCACATTCCATTCCGTTACGCACTTCAGCAACGTCATCTTTAAAGCGGCGGAGCGATTCCAATTCCCCTTCAAAGATTACCACGTTGTCGCGTAATACACGGATTGGGTTATTACGTTTCACCACGCCCTCTGTCACCATACAACCTGCGATTGCACCAAATTTCGGATGACGGAACACATCACGCACTTCAGCAAGACCGATAATCTCTTGCTTGAATTCAGGTTGGAGCATACCGCTCATCGCCGCTTTGATTTCGTTAAGTAGTTCATAAATGATTGAATAATAACGCAAATCAATATTTTCATTTTCAATAATACGGCGTGCAGAAGCATCGGCACGAACGTTAAAGCCAACAATAATCGCGTTAGATGCAGCGGCTAGGGTTGCATCAGTTTCGGTAATTCCGCCCACGCCAGAACCAACCACATTCACTTTCACTTCTGGGGTTGAAAGCTCTTGTAAGGCTTGAACGATCGCTTCTACCGAACCTTGAACGTCCGCTTTAACGATAACGTTCAACTCTGCCACATCTCCCTCTGCCATATTGCTGAACATATTTTCCAGTTTCGCTTTTTGCTGACGGGCTAATTTCACTTCGCGGAATTTACCTTGACGATATAATGCCACTTCGCGCGCTTTTTTCTCATCACGCACCACGGTGGCTTCATCACCGGCAGAAGGCACGCCAGATAAACCTAGCACTTCTACTGGAATTGACGGGCCAGCTTCGCTAATGTCTTTACCGTTTTCATCACGCATTGCACGCACACGGCCGTATTCAAAGCCACAAAGTACAATATCACCACGGCGTAATGTACCGGATTGAACGAGGATTGTTGCCACTGGGCCGCGGCCTTTATCAAGGTAAGATTCAATCACCACACCCGTTGCCATTCCGTCTTTCACCGCACTGAGTTCTAATACTTCAGATTGCAATAAAATCGCATCAAGCAATTCATCAACGCCCGTTCCTTTTTTCGCTGAAACGTAAACGAACTGCGTATCGCCCCCGAATTTCTCGGCGATCACTTCGTGTTGCAATAATTCTTGCTCTACGCGATCTGGGTTGGCTTCAGGTTTATCAATTTTATTCACTGCCACCACAATTGGCACACCTGCCGCTTTCGCGTGTTGGATCGCTTCGATTGTTTGCGGCATCACACCGTCATCAGCGGCAACCACAAGCACTACGATATCTGTGGCTTTTGCACCACGCGCACGCATTGAGGTAAAGGCTGCGTGTCCCGGTGTATCCAAGAAGGTGATCATTTTGCCATCGTCTGTTTCAACGTGATATGCACCGATATGCTGGGTAATTCCCCCCGCTTCGCCCGCTGCCACTTTGGCTTTACGAATGTAGTCAAGTAAAGAGGTTTTACCGTGGTCAACGTGTCCCATAATGGTAACCACTGGCGCACGATTTACTTTTTCCGCATTCACATCACGATCGCCTAATACAGATTCTTCTAGCTCATTTTCTTTACGCAGGATCACTTTGTGTCCCATTTCTTCGGCTACAAGCTGTGCGGTTTCTTGGTCGATCACTTGGTTGATGGTTACCATTTCGCCCATTTTCATCATTGTTTTGATGATTTCGGTGGCTTTCACTGCCATTTTGTTGGCTAATTCCGCCACTGTAATGGTTTCACCAATCACCACATCACGGTTTACTGGTGCGGCAGGTTTTGTAAAGCCTTGTTGTAAGCTGCTGCCTTTTTTGCCTTGTTTACCTTTAAAGCCTTTTCCGCCTTTAGCATCTTTTTGGTTACGGCGATTGGATTCACGCTCGTTTTTGTTGCTATCGTCTTCGCGTCCGCCTTTTTTCGCTTTGGCTACTTTATTTTTGCCACGTCCACGATTTTCATTACGGCGTTCTTCTTCATCTTCCGCTTCACGGGCATAGCTTGAAGTGAGATGATAATCTGAGTAATCTTCAGAATTTTCATTTTTTTCATCCGCACTTGCAAGATCTGCATAACGTTTTGCTTCTTCTGCGGCTTTGCGTGCTTGCTCTTCCGCTTTTTGACGAGCTAATTCATCAGCTTTACGGCGTAACTCTGCCTCTTCCGCTTTCAAGCGTTCTTTTTCTTCATCAACCGCTTTATTGGCAGTTTCTTTTGCTGATTTTTCTGCTTTTTCTTTCGCTTTTTGTTCAGCTTGACGTTTTGCCTGTTCAGCTTTTTCCGCTTCTTTTTTCGCTTTTTCGGCTGCTTTCTCTTCCGCCGCTTTCTTTTCCGCTTCTTGTTTTGCTTTTAAGCGTGCTTCTTCTTCCGCACGGATAGCTGCTTCCGTTGGCACAGTACGTTTTTTACGCACTTCCACTTGTACAGTTTTGTTTTTACCTGTACTGGTTGTGGTGCTTGCCGTGGTTTTCGTACGGCGCTGTATGCTTAATTTTTTCGGTGCATCCGATTTTTTTACTTCATCTACCATAATTTTACACCCCTTTTTATTCTTCGCTGAACCAACAAATGTTGCGTGCTGCCATAATTAAATCCGCTGCTTGCTCAGCGCTTAATTCTTCAATATCGGCTAAATCATCAACACCTTGCTCCGCTAATTCTTCTAAGGTGGTGATTTGTTTTTCTGCTAGTTTAAATGCGATATGACGGTTCATTCCTTCTAGATTGAGTAGCTTGTCTTCAATATGCGCTTGTTTTAACGCTTCTTCTTCCGCTAATGCAGCGGCTGTTAGTGCATCTTTTGCGCGGGTTTGCAATTCTTCCACTAAATCTTCATCTTCTAAGCCATCAATCGCAGTAAGTTCGCTCACTGGTACATAAGCTAGCTCTTCTAAATTAGTGAAGCCCTCTTCAACCAGAATTTGCGCGAATTCTTCGTCAATTTCTAAGGCGTTCATAAAGAGTTTCAACACTTTGTTATCTTCAGCTTGATGTTTTTCATTTAGCTCTTCTGTGGTCATTACATTTAACGCCCAACCTGTAAGCTGTTTGGCTAAACGCACGTTTTGACCATTACGTCCGATGGCTTGTGGTAAGTTTTCTGCTTCAACGGCAATGTCCATAGAATGGTTATCTTCATCAACCACGATAGAAGTCACATCGGCTGGTGCCATTGCGTTAATCACAAATTGTGCAGGGTTGTCGTCCCACAATACGATGTCCACACGCTCACCACCTAATTCATTGGTGATAGCTTGCACACGCGCGCCACGCATACCCACACAAGCACCCACTGGATCAATACGTTTATCATTGCTTTTCACAGCAATTTTGGCACGCGAACCTGGGTCACGGGCTGCACCTTTAATTTCAATTAGCTCTTCACCAATTTCTGGCACTTCAATACGGAAAAGCTCAATGATCATTTCAGGTTTTGCACGGGTAACAAAAAGCTGTGCGCCTTTGCTTTCTGGGCTAACGCGATATAACACGCCACGCACACGATCACCTGGGCGGAAATTCTCGCGCGGTAACATATCTTCACGCAAAATCACCGCTTCTGCTTGCTGACCTAAATCTAAAATAATATTTTCACGGTTTACTTTTTTCACCGTTCCCGTAACAATTTCGCCTTCATTAGAACGGAATTGTTCAACGATTTTATTACGCTCCGCTTCACGGATTTTGCTGCTGATCACTTGGCGTGCGGTTTGCATTGTAATACGGTCAAAGGCCACCGATTCGATTTGATCTTCGACATAATCACCCACTTGCACATTTGGATCTTCAAATTGTGCCGCTTCAAGGGTGATTTCTTTTGTTGGGTTAGTCACTTCGTCCACCACTAACCAACGGCGGAAGGTGTCAAACTCACCAGTTTTTGGATCGATCACCACACGCACATCAATTTCTTGCTCGTATTTCTTTTTAGTAGAAAGGGCAATGGCACTTTCTAATGCTTCAAAAATCTTTTCGCGTGGTAATAATTTTTCATTTGATACGGCTTCTGCCGCCAATAAAATCTCTTTACTCATTTTTATTCTTCCTATCTAAAATTAAAATTTTGCTACCACATTGGCTTTTTGAATGTTGCCAAATACCAATACTTGCGGTTGCCCATCTACGAGCAAGGTGATCATATCATTTTCAATTTTTTCCAATTTACCTTGCCATTTACGGCGTTCTAACACAGGAATACGCAAATGCACCACAATTTCTTCGCCAATATAGCGTTGATATTGTTCAAGGGTAAATAATGGACGATCTACGCCCGGTGAAGACACTTCAAGGTTATATTTATCCGCAATCGGATCTTCCACATCTAAAATGGCGCTAACTTGACGGCTTACATCTGCACAGTCATCAACACTCACACCACCTTCTTTATCGATATAAATACGCACGGTTAAAAAACGGCCTGCGCGCTGACATTCAATGCCCCAAAGTTCGCAGCCTAAATCTTCAATAGAACCTTTTAATAAATCTGATAATTTCTCTTCTAAAGTTGCCAAAACAACCTCCTTAATCAAACTCAGGACGTAAAAAAAGGGCTAATCAGCCCAGTTCTACATCTAAATTGCTCGTACAAAAAAACCCCAAAATTGGGGTTCTTTCTACTGAACTTGTTATGAATTGGTTGCGGGGGCTGGATTTGAACCAACGACCTTCGGGTTATGAGCCCGACGAGCTACCAAGCTGCTCCACCCCGCGTCCGAAATATGCAGCGTATTATACGCATAGAAAAACAAATAGCAAGGCTTTATCAAAAAAACTTACAAAAAAACTACCGCACTTATTTATTTGGCGTGTTTTCAAACAAGCGATAAATGGCGATTAAATCCATTCTTGCAATAGGTTTGAAAGGCAATAATAAATAATATAACCAGCGATTTTTGGCAATAAAGGATTGTGTTTGTTGCCAAATTTCTGGCTCACAATATTGCTGATATTTTTCTACTGTTAAACGCATTTGTTCATCAGAAATGCAATCAGAACGCCCAAGACTATGGATAAAAATCAAGCTATCTCGTACCTTTTGCCAATTTAGGTTGGCGTGATTAGAACGGGATTCAAAATCAATAAATTGCACCTTTCCTTCATTCCACGCCATATCACGCAGTGCTGGGCGACCATGAACCAAGCCTTTTTTATGCAAATCCGTTAAGGCCTTTGCGCCGTCGGCTAGAATAGCCAATTTTCCATCAGAACTGAGATCTGGCTTATCCACCCAATAACTGATGGTTTTGCCTGCATCTTTTAGTACTAAAAAATCTTCGCCAAATGCCATTAATTTTGGCACTGGGGCATTTTTTTCAGCTAAAAATTGTAAGGTTTTCAATTCATTTTGAAAGGCCTTTTGCGGTTGCGGTTTAAGTAAACGCCACACGCCTTTAAGTTGTTCAGGTTGTTTGAGCCAGTAGCGTTGATTTTCATAATCAAAGCTCACTATTCGTTCGCCTTTATGCTGTTTAAGCAAGGCCTGTACCTTTTCTTGAAATTCACTATTTTGTGCCGACATCAAACAACCTCATTTTTACTTAATCATTATTTCCAAACATCAGGATTCACGCCACGTTTAAGTAGCTCTGGATGTTCTTCAATTTTAAATTCTGGCTCACGAATACCAGCTTTAATTTGGCGTTGATAATCTTTTAATAACGTCCAAACAATCGGTGAAAGTAGCACGATAGACACCAAGTTAATTAGCGCCATCACCGCCATTACGGTATCGGCAAAGTTCCACACCACATTGCCTGAATTCACTGCGCCGAAGTACACGAAAAATAGCACCACTAATCGGAAAATAAACACCACCACAGGACGATTTTTCAGGAAACGGATATTGCTTTCTGCGTAGGCATAGTTACCAATGATGGAAGAAAATGCAAATAACAATAAGATGAAAGCAAGGAAGTGCAAGCCAAACTCACCAACGTGATATTGTAGCGCATTTTGCGTCAGAGAAATGCTTTTCAGCATTTCGCCGCCGTAGTTGTCTGATAGCAAAATGATGATAGCCGTACAAGAACAC
This window contains:
- the nusA gene encoding transcription termination factor NusA, whose product is MSKEILLAAEAVSNEKLLPREKIFEALESAIALSTKKKYEQEIDVRVVIDPKTGEFDTFRRWLVVDEVTNPTKEITLEAAQFEDPNVQVGDYVEDQIESVAFDRITMQTARQVISSKIREAERNKIVEQFRSNEGEIVTGTVKKVNRENIILDLGQQAEAVILREDMLPRENFRPGDRVRGVLYRVSPESKGAQLFVTRAKPEMIIELFRIEVPEIGEELIEIKGAARDPGSRAKIAVKSNDKRIDPVGACVGMRGARVQAITNELGGERVDIVLWDDNPAQFVINAMAPADVTSIVVDEDNHSMDIAVEAENLPQAIGRNGQNVRLAKQLTGWALNVMTTEELNEKHQAEDNKVLKLFMNALEIDEEFAQILVEEGFTNLEELAYVPVSELTAIDGLEDEDLVEELQTRAKDALTAAALAEEEALKQAHIEDKLLNLEGMNRHIAFKLAEKQITTLEELAEQGVDDLADIEELSAEQAADLIMAARNICWFSEE
- a CDS encoding protein kinase family protein, whose protein sequence is MMSAQNSEFQEKVQALLKQHKGERIVSFDYENQRYWLKQPEQLKGVWRLLKPQPQKAFQNELKTLQFLAEKNAPVPKLMAFGEDFLVLKDAGKTISYWVDKPDLSSDGKLAILADGAKALTDLHKKGLVHGRPALRDMAWNEGKVQFIDFESRSNHANLNWQKVRDSLIFIHSLGRSDCISDEQMRLTVEKYQQYCEPEIWQQTQSFIAKNRWLYYLLLPFKPIARMDLIAIYRLFENTPNK
- the rimP gene encoding ribosome maturation factor RimP, whose product is MATLEEKLSDLLKGSIEDLGCELWGIECQRAGRFLTVRIYIDKEGGVSVDDCADVSRQVSAILDVEDPIADKYNLEVSSPGVDRPLFTLEQYQRYIGEEIVVHLRIPVLERRKWQGKLEKIENDMITLLVDGQPQVLVFGNIQKANVVAKF